The Chryseobacterium sp. JV274 sequence AAAACAATACCATCAATTTCAAAAGGCAGATTATGACGCTCTGTATCCCAGAATGTGATAAACTCCTGTACCTCAGCCATGGTTTTACATAATTTTGCCTGCTGAGAAGTTTTGAAGCCCCAGCTCTGTGCTTTCTGAAGGAGTTCCCAATGTGTTTCTGCAGGAACTTCATCAGAAATGAACTGGTACAGTACAGAAGAAAGTCCGCGCTTTCTTACCTCAGCGCTATCCTGCATTTTCAAACTTCCGCTGGCTGTATTTCTGGGATTCATGAAAGGATCAAGACCTTCTTCCTCACGAAGCTTATTAATTTTATCAAAGTTTTTTCTGGTCAGATAAATTTCTCCGCGCATAAAAAACTGACCCGGAAAATCACCTTTTAAAGTCAGAGGAATGTCTGAAATGGTACGTACATTCGGAGTGATTTCATCCCCTTGGAAACCATCTCCACGGGTAACAGCCTGTGACAGTTTTCCGTTTTCATAAAGAATAGAAATAGATGCACCGTCATACTTTAGTTCAGCAACAAACTCTACCGGATCTTCAATGGTTTTGATGATTCTTTTTTCCCAGTCTTCCAGGTCGTCAAAATCATAAGAATTGTCCAGAGAATACATTCTGAATTTATGCTGAATGGTAGGGAAGACTTTGGTAACACCACCCCCTACACGTACCGTAGGCGAGTTCTCATCATAAAATTCTGGGTACTTGGCCTCCAGATCCTGAAGTTCCTGCAGAAGCATGTCGAATTCAAAATCCGTAATGGTAGGAGTATCCAGTTGATAATAGTTGTCGTTATGCTGGTGAAGCTCTTTGCGGAGCTGTTCTATCTTTTGTTGAATGTTTTCAGACATTGGTTTCTATCTTTTGAGCAAAAATAACTAAAGTAATTGCATTTAAAAAATAACAGAATTAAATAGTACAGGAAAATTAAAAATACGTAATATGCCTTAACAGATTGGTTTTGTAGGAAATAAAACATTTGTTTAAAGTAATTTAACATAACGTTCTGATTTAATTAAAAAAATGTTAAAGCTTTCTTAAACACCCTGCCATTAAAGTCAAAATACCTTTGCACATCTGATTGAAAGAAACCTCAACGTGATCTATTAACATGAAAATCAAAGAGGTTTCCTGGCGAACATCAAAAAATTAATCATAAAGATCTTCGGAAGAAATGAAAAAAGTAAAGATTGTACTGGGATTATTGTTTTTAGGGCTTGGGACAATGGCGTATGCACAGACCACGCAGGCTTCTATTGTAGGGAAAGTTACCGGACCGGGAAGTACGGCTCAGGAAAAAGTGAAAGTAACGATCGTGAATGAGTCTACAGGATTCAAAACGGAAACGGAAACAAACTCAAAAGGGGAGTATATTTTTAAGGAAATTCCTCTTGGGGGCCCTTATACAGTTATTGTAAATGATGATAAAAAAGAAGGTTACAATGTGAACTTCGGAGATCAGGTTACCGTAAATATGGATCTTGGTAACGAGAAACAAATTGAAGAAGTAAAAATTACCGGAAACCTTAAAAACAAGATCGGAAATCTTGGAGCTGCTACAGCAATTTCTGCTAAAAATATCAGTATGCTTCCGGTGAACGGAAGAAACTTTACCAACCTTGCTGAACTGTCACCATTGAGCGGAAAAGGCGGAAACCTTTCCGGACAGCTAGGATCTTCCACCAATTTTACCATTGATGGGATGACGGCGAAAAACCCTACTTCTGCAGGAGCTACTACCAGCCGAAGCGGTGCGCCATTCTCCATCTCCATTGAAGCGGTGCGTGAATTCAAAATTACAACCAATCAATATGATGTGACATTGGGAAGAAGTGGAGGAGGAACGGTAAGTGCCGTTACAAAATCAGGAACCAATAAATTTTCAGGAAGTGCCTGGGAATATTTAAGAACCAACTGGCTTTCCAGCCCATATGACATCAGGGGAAATAAAAGAGATAACGATTTCTCTACTTCTCAGTTCGGTTTTTCATTGGGTGGACCGATCATTAAAAATAAATTACATTTCTTCGTAGCCTGGGATCATCAGCTGGATTCAAGACCTTTGATAATTGCCGATATCAAATCTCCGGATGATGAGAAGAGATTCAATACAACAACGCAGACTCTTAATCAGTTTGTAGATATTGCAAGAGCAAAATATGGAGTGGGAAGCGGTCCTCAGTTTGGAAGTTTTGACAAAGTAAGAAACTCGGATGCAGGATTTGTACGTTTAGACTGGCAGATTAATGAGAAGCACTTATTGACCCTGAGAAATAACTTCACCTACGACCTTAATAAAAATGGTTTGGGTGATAATACCAATATCAATTTCTTTGAATCTTACGGAAACGACAAAAACCTTGATAACAGTTTATTGTTAACCTTAAGATCAAACCTGCGGCCTAATTTAACCAATGAATTAAAGGCGCAGTATCTTTATACTTTTCAGGACAGTTATCAAAACAATCAGCTAGGGAAACCTGTTCCTAGAGCGATTGTTGAGGGTGTAGCTTCAAGTGCCGGATCTACCAATATTCAGATTGGAGGGCACCGTTTTGCACAGGAAAGCTTTAGAAATAATGTATTCCAGATTGTTGACAACTTATACTACAATACAGATAAAGTAAAATATACTTTCGGAGCCGATTTGATGTATACAACCGCAAAATCTGTGTACGGAAGTGAAGTGAACGGAAGATTCCATTTCCAGGGAATGGGTAACTTTGATGCAATGACTCCTTACAGATTCTACAGAGAAGTTCCTTTGATGGAGGATCCGTCTGTAAGATCAAATATCTGGAATCTTGGTGTCTATGGGCAGTTTCAGACGAAAGTGGCAAAAGGTCTTGATTTAATGGCCGGTTTAAGATTAGATTACGGAGGTTACCCGAAAGCGGAATTCAATCAGAAACTGTTTGATGAAATGGGAATCAGAACTGATAATCAGATCAAATCATTTGTGATCCAGCCGAGGTTTCAGTTTGACTGGAATATCAATGAAGGAAATAAAGACTTCCTTAAATTCGGTGCCGGAATTTTCTCTTCGGATATCAACAATTACATGA is a genomic window containing:
- a CDS encoding TonB-dependent receptor, which produces MKKVKIVLGLLFLGLGTMAYAQTTQASIVGKVTGPGSTAQEKVKVTIVNESTGFKTETETNSKGEYIFKEIPLGGPYTVIVNDDKKEGYNVNFGDQVTVNMDLGNEKQIEEVKITGNLKNKIGNLGAATAISAKNISMLPVNGRNFTNLAELSPLSGKGGNLSGQLGSSTNFTIDGMTAKNPTSAGATTSRSGAPFSISIEAVREFKITTNQYDVTLGRSGGGTVSAVTKSGTNKFSGSAWEYLRTNWLSSPYDIRGNKRDNDFSTSQFGFSLGGPIIKNKLHFFVAWDHQLDSRPLIIADIKSPDDEKRFNTTTQTLNQFVDIARAKYGVGSGPQFGSFDKVRNSDAGFVRLDWQINEKHLLTLRNNFTYDLNKNGLGDNTNINFFESYGNDKNLDNSLLLTLRSNLRPNLTNELKAQYLYTFQDSYQNNQLGKPVPRAIVEGVASSAGSTNIQIGGHRFAQESFRNNVFQIVDNLYYNTDKVKYTFGADLMYTTAKSVYGSEVNGRFHFQGMGNFDAMTPYRFYREVPLMEDPSVRSNIWNLGVYGQFQTKVAKGLDLMAGLRLDYGGYPKAEFNQKLFDEMGIRTDNQIKSFVIQPRFQFDWNINEGNKDFLKFGAGIFSSDINNYMIINNLVFDGKHLATVDVTGKDVPFPDFNSYRNDYNSVPSLSQKQIPTINYTGKDAKIPIVYKANISYTHFFNERFRAGIAGYMALGRNNYYYYDRNMVANPFFTLANEGGRGVFIPTGAITNNANNSVSFDWKQGRINNNFGRVLELASDGKVNQFSFVIDTSYRYWKDGEITASYTWSDIKDNTSYNGNVANSATLSTMIQSDPRDLRMTYSDNQFRNKVVIYGNSPTIAGFTLGIRYSGIGGTRFSATTGGNINGDFVDSNDLAFIFPNLTKSILDDPQVGQALKDYINEYNGKIAERNGGKNGFYGVWDVRVAKKIKLDKVGAFELSVDIFNVANLLNKEWGVNNSYTNTSLYKVTRFNKDTMQYEYAKNVSGGGLVPMSGNPYQIQIGAKYSF